A single genomic interval of Coccidioides posadasii str. Silveira chromosome 1, complete sequence harbors:
- a CDS encoding uncharacterized protein (EggNog:ENOG410PWSK~COG:S~TransMembrane:4 (i80-98o104-124i136-159o179-197i)), with translation MAAYLVRRTSPVLSQLAVRRSMPFPQQHFLRQPILHWGIRSVCSKTQASNPEPKQTQESAMSLGFWSSTYLWKRAGINTFRCLIGCSLGDFSAMWYLQANCPDMSVGLVMGISMICGLSSSMVLETILLRLGRDQLTWVTAAKTAAGMSMVSMLGMETVQNLVDFHLTSGVVALDDPKFWMAAAASAFAGFLAPLPYNYSRLKKYGKSCH, from the exons ATGGCCGCCTATTTGGTTCGCCGGACTAGTCCCGTGCTATCTCAACTTGCTGTCCGCAGGTCGATGCCGTTTCCCCAACAGCATTTTCTCCGTCAGCCAATTCTCCATTGGGGTATTCGCTCCGTGTGCTCCAAAACCCAAGCCAGCAACCCTGAACCAAAACAAACTCAAGAGTCCGCGATGAGTTTGGGATTCTGGAGTTCGACGTACTTATGGAAACGCGCAGGCATCAACACGTTTCGCTGTCTGATCGGTTGTTCTCTCGGCGACTTCTCTGCAATGTGGTACCTACAGGCAAACTGCCCGGATATGTCGGTTGGATTGGTCATGGGGATATCAA TGATTTGTGGGCTAAGCTCATCGATGGTCCTGGAGACCATCCTTTTACGACTCGGGCGAGACCAGCTGACGTGGGTAACTGCAGCAAAAACCGCAGCAGGGATGAGTATGGTATCGATGTTAGGAATGGAAACCGTTCAGAATCTTGTTGATTTCCACTTGACAAGTGGAGTTGTAGCGCTTGATGACCCTAAATTTTGGATGGCTGCGGCCGCCTCGGCTTTTGCGGGGTTCCTGGCTCCATTGCCTTATAATTATTCGAGGTTGAAGAAGTACGGGAAGAGCTGTCATTAG